Proteins encoded by one window of Paenibacillus sp. DCT19:
- a CDS encoding MFS transporter, protein MSDKKWDLVALASIPVIMTLGNSMLIPILPQIERELKVSSFKVSMLITVYAVVAILLIPLAGYLSDRFGRKVVIIPSLIIAAVGGAVAGGAAWLMNGDAAYWVILGGRLLQGIGAAGAFPIVIPLVGDMFSDENEVSKSLGIIETSNTFGKVLSPILGAALAVWLWYLPFMAIPVLCLISLLLVIFLVKTPKKKEKPPTFSEFVASIRAVLKEKGRWLYALFAIGGICMFVIFGVLFYLSETLESEFKLKGVLKGLVLAIPLAALCLASFLAGKWIGKSKTRMKWIGFTGLVILTVSLVIMGLWDNIYAVVGLFTLGSAGIGATLPCLDALITEGVDKKQRGTITALFSSMRFIGVSLGPPVISLLIGSAHILIFGILAATGAVGGLLTLLAVKPEKSNTDAEEATHEDEEEENVNETRRGIPKLGKRRSPF, encoded by the coding sequence ATGAGTGATAAAAAGTGGGATCTTGTTGCACTTGCTTCCATTCCGGTAATCATGACTTTGGGCAACTCCATGTTAATTCCGATCCTTCCCCAGATAGAGCGTGAATTAAAGGTATCGTCCTTCAAAGTCAGTATGCTAATTACCGTGTACGCCGTTGTAGCTATTCTGCTGATCCCGCTTGCCGGATATTTATCGGATCGTTTCGGGCGAAAAGTTGTTATTATTCCCAGCCTGATCATTGCGGCTGTTGGTGGTGCGGTGGCAGGTGGTGCAGCATGGTTAATGAACGGAGATGCCGCATACTGGGTGATACTTGGAGGTAGGTTACTGCAAGGTATAGGTGCCGCTGGCGCATTTCCCATCGTGATTCCGCTTGTTGGCGATATGTTCAGTGATGAAAATGAGGTCAGCAAGAGCTTAGGCATTATTGAAACATCGAATACCTTCGGTAAAGTGTTAAGTCCTATTCTTGGTGCAGCTTTGGCTGTCTGGTTATGGTATTTGCCGTTTATGGCGATTCCTGTATTATGTCTGATTTCATTGTTATTGGTTATCTTTCTGGTGAAAACACCTAAGAAAAAAGAGAAACCGCCTACATTCTCAGAATTCGTCGCTTCCATTCGGGCCGTTCTTAAGGAAAAAGGCCGCTGGCTGTATGCGCTTTTTGCCATTGGTGGAATTTGCATGTTTGTCATTTTTGGTGTGCTTTTTTATTTGTCAGAGACCTTGGAATCTGAATTCAAACTAAAGGGTGTGCTAAAAGGACTTGTGTTAGCCATTCCATTAGCGGCACTATGCCTGGCCTCATTTCTTGCAGGAAAATGGATTGGTAAAAGCAAAACACGTATGAAATGGATTGGATTTACCGGGTTAGTGATTTTGACCGTTTCTCTTGTCATCATGGGGTTATGGGACAATATATATGCTGTCGTGGGTTTGTTTACCTTGGGCAGTGCGGGTATTGGTGCAACATTGCCCTGTCTTGATGCATTAATAACCGAAGGTGTGGACAAGAAACAACGAGGGACAATTACTGCTTTATTCAGTAGTATGCGTTTTATTGGGGTGTCCTTGGGGCCACCAGTTATATCTTTGTTAATTGGAAGTGCTCACATCCTTATCTTCGGCATACTTGCTGCAACAGGGGCAGTCGGTGGTTTGCTTACACTGCTTGCAGTGAAACCTGAGAAAAGCAATACTGACGCAGAAGAAGCTACGCATGAAGATGAGGAAGAAGAGAACGTGAATGAGACCAGGCGAGGGATACCGAAACTAGGGAAAAGAAGAAGCCCATTCTAG
- a CDS encoding MFS transporter, with the protein MNTQSTQVKLWTTDFILLMLCNFLLFLQLHMIVSPLPAYVQDRFHANAFEVSLFTCLFALSAIAARLYSAKALEKGLRNTMIYVGLSIALLATLGYYFAAGIVVLLLLRMLFGVGFGMSSTAFPTMASDIVPVKRMGEGMGYFGLSTSLAMSMGPIIGVTLLQGQGFVTLMLCTAGVVAVIYPLSYSLTRKKAQRGDQGTLTPAGAIPTTSAKGEKIPFNRKLILPSVLNGLLSITYGGLVGFIVLYGKEANLSNPALFFLFNAIAVLLVRPFAGRLYDQKGPKALLIPGAIFIAIGLIILSYATSMPTLFVAAFIYGIGYGSMQSSLQTWMIQIVAPSQRGMANGMFLNSLDLGIATGALLLGGIASLTSYTDMYRYSVMFMIVFLLIYLIQGKRSGGYAITPHPLLEHTHISGEKEQSSSETTPSSNDRDRQ; encoded by the coding sequence ATGAATACACAATCTACACAAGTGAAATTATGGACGACGGATTTTATATTATTAATGCTTTGTAATTTTTTGCTGTTTCTGCAGCTGCATATGATTGTCTCTCCACTGCCCGCTTATGTACAGGATCGCTTTCATGCCAATGCATTTGAGGTCAGTTTGTTTACCTGTCTTTTTGCACTTAGCGCCATTGCTGCAAGACTGTATTCTGCCAAGGCTCTAGAGAAAGGTCTTCGGAACACGATGATCTATGTGGGTTTATCTATCGCATTGTTAGCTACACTAGGCTATTATTTTGCGGCAGGCATCGTAGTCCTGTTATTGCTTCGTATGTTATTCGGGGTAGGATTTGGTATGAGCAGTACTGCTTTTCCAACGATGGCCTCTGATATTGTTCCCGTTAAACGTATGGGCGAGGGTATGGGCTACTTCGGCTTATCCACAAGTCTTGCCATGTCTATGGGGCCAATTATCGGGGTGACATTGCTGCAAGGACAAGGCTTCGTAACTTTAATGTTGTGTACGGCAGGCGTGGTCGCTGTCATTTATCCGCTCAGTTATTCGCTAACCCGCAAAAAAGCTCAACGTGGCGATCAAGGAACCCTCACTCCAGCAGGAGCAATACCTACAACATCTGCAAAAGGTGAAAAAATCCCTTTTAATCGTAAATTGATTTTACCAAGTGTTCTGAACGGCCTATTATCCATAACATACGGTGGACTTGTTGGATTTATCGTGTTATACGGTAAGGAAGCTAACCTCTCTAATCCCGCACTGTTCTTCCTATTTAATGCGATTGCAGTTCTACTGGTCAGACCCTTTGCTGGACGGCTTTATGATCAAAAGGGGCCAAAAGCGTTGTTGATTCCTGGAGCGATATTTATCGCCATTGGATTAATTATTCTTTCATATGCAACTTCTATGCCTACATTATTTGTAGCAGCATTTATTTATGGAATTGGCTATGGTTCCATGCAGTCTTCTCTGCAAACCTGGATGATTCAAATTGTGGCACCTTCTCAGCGCGGAATGGCGAATGGCATGTTTTTGAATAGTCTTGATCTAGGTATCGCAACTGGCGCCCTATTGCTTGGTGGTATTGCATCCCTCACAAGTTATACAGATATGTACCGCTATTCGGTTATGTTCATGATTGTGTTTCTACTCATCTATTTAATTCAAGGCAAGAGAAGTGGTGGCTATGCGATAACTCCTCACCCTCTTCTAGAGCACACCCATATTAGTGGTGAAAAGGAACAATCCTCTAGCGAAACTACACCTTCTTCTAACGATAGAGATCGACAGTAA
- a CDS encoding MarR family winged helix-turn-helix transcriptional regulator, which translates to MDYSLEQSVGFMLGLTHRKAVALLATRFKPYDITTEQFSVLFNIGKGEGVNQKEVALRVFKDQPTTARIIDLLEKKGWVERQTSEQDRRAYLLYLTAEGRAMLDILVPIEREMNKELAEGIPQDQMEAFKHTLSLINHNL; encoded by the coding sequence ATGGATTATTCATTGGAGCAATCCGTCGGTTTCATGTTAGGTTTGACGCATCGCAAAGCAGTCGCTTTACTCGCGACCAGGTTCAAACCATATGACATTACAACAGAGCAGTTTTCTGTTCTGTTCAATATTGGTAAAGGCGAAGGCGTGAATCAGAAGGAAGTTGCTTTACGTGTTTTTAAAGATCAACCAACAACTGCCCGTATTATCGATCTTCTGGAGAAGAAGGGATGGGTTGAGCGTCAGACGAGTGAACAGGATCGCAGGGCTTATCTGCTTTATCTGACAGCTGAGGGTCGAGCTATGCTGGACATCCTCGTTCCCATCGAAAGAGAAATGAATAAAGAACTTGCTGAAGGTATACCTCAAGACCAGATGGAAGCATTTAAACATACTCTTTCCCTCATCAACCACAACCTTTAG